The Egicoccus sp. AB-alg2 genome window below encodes:
- a CDS encoding MFS transporter: MTDVDQRGRRAGDPPAVERGLGRNYRKLWTASTTSNLGDGIDSAAIPLLAEALTRDPLLFAGVAIAGRLPWLLFSLHAGVIADRVDRRRLMYVANAVRFALMAVLGTAILLDVASIWLLYAVAIGLGTFEVLFDNAANALMPAVVRRHQLEKANGRLFAGEVVANQFVGPALGAWLFGIAAALPILLDAGTFAISAGLIFAMTGTYSRDHRRSRRLSAQAEALAPAEGELIASDPSPASPAATITPPGKPRAVAEIREGLAWLREHRLLRTFALLTAAMNGATMIWYSILALFVVGDESVLQLSEAAFGLLFVAGATGSLVGSFGAERVARRIGSSNALRTTLVAVGLAPLVVAVTGNVVVYLFAQALYGFAAVMWNVITISLRQRLVPDELLGRVNSVFRFLGWGAMPFGALVGGLTASAFGLRAPWFAAAGVMTVAVVLAFPIVNARAVAAAEREAAAADG; the protein is encoded by the coding sequence GTGACCGACGTCGACCAGCGCGGCCGCAGGGCGGGCGATCCGCCGGCGGTCGAGCGTGGCCTCGGTCGCAACTACCGCAAGCTGTGGACCGCCTCGACGACGTCCAACCTCGGCGACGGCATCGACTCCGCCGCCATCCCGCTGCTGGCGGAAGCGCTGACCCGGGATCCGCTGCTGTTCGCCGGTGTCGCCATCGCCGGGCGGCTGCCGTGGCTGCTGTTCTCGCTCCACGCCGGCGTGATCGCCGACCGCGTCGACCGCCGACGGCTGATGTACGTCGCCAACGCGGTCCGTTTCGCGCTGATGGCCGTGCTCGGCACGGCCATCCTCCTCGACGTCGCCAGCATCTGGCTGCTGTACGCCGTGGCCATCGGGCTGGGCACGTTCGAGGTCCTCTTCGACAACGCCGCCAACGCCCTCATGCCGGCCGTCGTGCGCAGGCACCAGTTGGAGAAGGCCAACGGGCGCCTCTTCGCCGGCGAGGTCGTCGCCAACCAGTTCGTCGGCCCGGCCCTCGGCGCCTGGCTGTTCGGGATCGCGGCGGCGCTGCCGATCCTGCTCGACGCCGGCACGTTCGCGATCTCCGCGGGCCTGATCTTCGCGATGACCGGGACGTACTCACGCGACCACCGACGCTCGCGCCGGCTGTCCGCGCAGGCCGAGGCCCTCGCGCCGGCCGAGGGCGAGCTGATCGCGTCCGACCCCTCGCCCGCCAGCCCGGCCGCGACGATCACGCCGCCGGGCAAGCCGCGGGCCGTCGCGGAGATCCGCGAGGGCCTGGCCTGGTTGCGCGAACACCGCCTGCTGCGCACGTTCGCGCTGCTCACCGCCGCCATGAACGGCGCGACCATGATCTGGTACTCGATCCTGGCGCTGTTCGTCGTGGGCGACGAGTCCGTCCTGCAGTTGAGCGAGGCCGCCTTCGGCCTGTTGTTCGTCGCCGGTGCCACCGGGTCGCTGGTCGGCAGCTTCGGCGCCGAGCGGGTCGCGCGCCGGATCGGCAGCAGCAACGCGCTTCGCACCACCCTCGTCGCCGTCGGCCTCGCGCCCCTGGTGGTGGCGGTGACCGGCAACGTCGTCGTCTACCTGTTCGCGCAGGCCCTCTACGGCTTCGCGGCCGTCATGTGGAACGTCATCACGATCTCCCTGCGCCAGCGCCTCGTCCCCGACGAACTGCTCGGCCGGGTGAACAGCGTCTTCCGCTTCCTCGGCTGGGGTGCCATGCCGTTCGGCGCCCTCGTCGGCGGGCTCACGGCCAGCGCGTTCGGGC
- a CDS encoding BlaI/MecI/CopY family transcriptional regulator, whose protein sequence is MTRRNEPLETLLGPLEQEVMDVSWRLGDATVRDVHDELAKVRGIAYTTVMTTMARLASKGLLERDTAGLAHRYRPAISREEYAQAAVGDVLSWLFERYPEPAAAYLADVVDDVDGVTLDELRAAVERRRSAER, encoded by the coding sequence ATGACACGACGCAACGAACCCCTCGAGACCCTGCTCGGGCCGCTCGAGCAGGAGGTCATGGACGTGTCCTGGCGCCTCGGTGACGCCACCGTCCGTGACGTCCACGACGAGCTCGCCAAGGTGCGCGGTATCGCCTACACGACGGTCATGACGACGATGGCCCGGCTGGCCAGCAAGGGGCTGCTGGAGCGCGACACGGCCGGTCTGGCCCATCGGTACCGGCCGGCGATCAGCCGCGAGGAGTACGCCCAGGCGGCAGTCGGGGACGTGTTGTCCTGGCTCTTCGAGCGGTATCCCGAGCCGGCGGCCGCCTACCTCGCCGACGTCGTCGACGACGTGGACGGGGTCACGCTCGACGAGCTCCGGGCGGCGGTCGAGCGCCGTCGCAGCGCCGAGCGCTGA